In Misgurnus anguillicaudatus chromosome 5, ASM2758022v2, whole genome shotgun sequence, a genomic segment contains:
- the LOC129415063 gene encoding interleukin-17 receptor C, with protein MCVYGVMSLWKLLLLSMPLYIFTEALERVVLNNRDALTCGQGIIDCEAKPVSGPCIGNDENVYVSSLDAYVVLCQTQENWSLCLKILVNVTVRGDASEDEVADDVNEEASTSVQQDDKENMTAAAVRLCYTSPSLSDSRILHFTFPTSEFNGGNTLQVWMSLVVVIRDTDLGSPVVVYSSCTNSIKLSLDTFSKEKVCSMGLDVDFCKGGPRLRWKTDPVTGAIKLYMHDADKERFQTFEACQKREQDCMKVDWNDSQHEFEIPRSSVAPCLCFEIWGDFPRKGYCPFSNESVSESSVSMSVSATEIHKSRESDVTALIWSLTAPCRLETELWLCRKGSWPGSSCQKINTKHHVHKFQNSTWFKTDLGQWQLQGEFSEIERNSSLCVQVKVMGMDGYLGPVCPFEVERSRWSFLLLVCVLLVCLSVLGAYAFQSALKGWVLRWLKVDNVNTAGSVEVLLVYPPNVDQRVTEMVCHLSSSLSTLGFNVSLDLWSRSEINALGPIPWLHSRLDQVQISGGRAVLVLTPNTCERANEWGCRGEGRNYEQKEDKDLCINADFQSSTCLDLFNASLSCILADYLLGHAGKRFMLVQFEAQLPGSHGQVALPEFFQGLPLFSLPSQSLGFLMELTHGVHNVQVMTKWWIRPMSLKAAAQTLSEGISGLTGSTGHGSGTEDDLESVLLQQSHTTPENQLYSLKHNKLGLN; from the exons atgtgtgtatatggaGTCATGAGTCTTTGGAAGCTGCTGCTGCTCTCTATGCCACTGTACATCTTCACTGAGGCTCTCGAGAGAGTCGTTCTCAACAACAGGGATGCTCTCACCTGTGGACAG GGTATAATTGACTGTGAAGCTAAACCAG tgtcaGGACCTTGCATTGGTAACGATGAGAATGTATATGTGAGCAGTCTAGATGCTTACGTTGTGCTGTGCCAAACCCAGGAGAACTGGAGTCTGTGTCTGAAAATCTTGGTGAACGTAACAGTCAGAG GAGATGCCAGTGAGGATGAAGTGGCAGATGATGTCAATGAGGAAGCATCTACAAGTGTTCAACAGGATGACAAAGAAAACATGACTGCCGCTGCGGTCCGACTGTGTTACACAAGTCCTTCATTGTCAGATTCAAGAATTCTCCACTTCACATTTCCCACTTCAGAGTTTAATGGGGGCAATACGCTGCAA GTGTGGATGTCTTTAGTGGTTGTAATAAGGGACACAGACCTCGGCAGCCCTGTGGTAGTTTATTCTTCGTGCACAAACTCTATTAAATTAAGTCTAGATACGTTTTCTAAAGAAAAGG TCTGTTCCATGGGTTTAGATGTTGACTTCTGTAAAG GCGGGCCCAGGCTGCGTTGGAAAACCGATCCCGTAACAGGAGCAATAAAACTGTACATGCATGATGCAGATAAAGAGAGATTTCAAACCTTTGAGGCATGCCAAAAAAGAGAACAAGACTGTATGAAGGTGGATTGG AATGACTCACAGCACGAGTTTGAAATTCCACGCAGCTCTGTCGCACCCTGTCTGTGCTTTGAG ATTTGGGGAGATTTTCCTCGAAAAGGGTATTGTCCATTTTCAAATGAATCCG TTTCAGAATCCAGTGTGTCAATGTCTGTGTCAGCAACTGAAATTCATAAGTCAAGGGAAAGTGACGTAACAGCACTGATCTGGAGTCTCACTGCTCCCTGTCGGCTGGAGACTGAACTGTGGCTTTGCAGGAAAGGCTCCTGGCCTGGCAGCAGCTGTCAGAAAATAAACACCAAGCATCATGTACACAAATTTCAGAATAGCACGTGGTTCAAAACTGACCTCGGACAATGG caattacAAGGAGAGTTTTCAGAAATAGAACGTAATTCTTCATTGTGTGTCCAG GTAAAAGTGATGGGAATGGATGGTTATCTAGGTCCAGTGTGCCCGTTTGAAG TGGAGAGGTCACGCTGGAGTTTTCTGTTGCTTGTGTGTGTGCTGCTCGTCTGCCTCTCTGTTCTGGGAGCCTATGCATTTCAGAGTGCACTTAAAG GTTGGGTTTTGAGATGGCTGAAGGTGGACAATGTGAACA CAGCAGGAAGTGTTGAGGTACTCTTGGTGTATCCACCCAATGTAGATCAAAGGGTTACTGAAATGGTCTGTCATCTGAGCTCCAGTCTGTCCACTCTCGGTTTCAATGTGTCTCTGGACCTGTGGAGTCGGTCAGAGATAAACGCTTTAGGTCCCATTCCCTGGCTACATTCCCGCCTCGACCAGGTACAAATTAGCGGTGGTAGGGCAGTGCTGGTTCTGACCCCGAACACTTGTGAACGGGCCAATGAATGGGGATGTCGAGGAGAAGGTAGAAACTACGAACAGAAAGAAGACAAAGATTTGTGCATAAACGCAGACTTTCAATCATCAACTTGCTTGGATCTTTTCAATGCGTCGTTGAGTTGCATTCTTGCTGATTATCTACTGGGTCATGCTGGCAAGCGATTTATGCTGGTCCAGTTTGAAGCACAACTGCCTGGTTCCCATGGACAAGTGGCCTTACCAGAGTTCTTTCAGGGCCTGCCGTTGTTTAGCTTGCCCTCTCAGAGTCTTGGCTTCCTAATGGAACTCACACATGGGGTCCATAATGTACAAGTCATGACAAAATGGTGGATACGACCCATGTCATTGAAAGCAGCAGCACAGACATTATCAGAGGGAATCTCTGGGCTCACAGGAAGTACAGGACATGGGTCTGGAACAGAGGATGACTTGGAAAGTGTCCTATTACAGCAAAGTCACACAACCCCAGAAAACCAACTCTACTCACTCAAGCACAATAAGTTGGGTTTAAACTAA